From the genome of Lutzomyia longipalpis isolate SR_M1_2022 chromosome 2, ASM2433408v1, one region includes:
- the LOC129791255 gene encoding uncharacterized protein LOC129791255 yields MAAASSGNGSPTANRFGPLDTGQEDFPLLSAKGKRKRMTKTLELDRVFNESSNKRFLVAESENEGDFLGISYFKVKRSLDKAAGKIPFFQPLANGKLLIQVSNEDQAKKLMAVKEIDGKTVKFSMHQTLNQSKGIIACFAFTKLSDEELKTELAAFNVTEVKRIKRKVTEDGTSLLKDTGSFILTFNQPTLPKELNAYYHALRVRPYIPNPMRCQKCQKYGHHEKKCRAKEAICGICSLPKHDGKCNGPAKCANCGEEHVSWNRKCRIFREEFDIQRIRVTEKISYVAAKKVHKERKRTDTSYAEALRGRRAEQAPTMTNRQQPNAYQRRTLPSGERMESESAGNLNSGERGLVFRFQANKENVDIAKAERNSPFSRTTEEQHPTTESITTHTATLHQSTPGAHAPAVDFGVPSGNAGTDSGDLGSTGKLITQSSSILYNPDEMELN; encoded by the coding sequence ATGGCCGCTGCCAGTAGCGGCAATGGCAGCCCGACGGCAAATCGCTTCGGGCCGCTCGACACAGGGCAGGAGGATTTTCCTCTCTTATCGGCAAAAGGAAAGAGGAAGAGAATGACAAAAACGCTGGAACTGGATAGAGTGTTCAATGAGAGTAGCAACAAGAGATTTCTCGTCGCTGAAAGTGAGAATGAGGGTGACTTCCTTGGCATTTCATACTTTAAAGTCAAGCGATCATTGGACAAGGCTGctggaaaaattccatttttccaACCACTTGCAAACGGAAAACTACTGATTCAAGTCAGCAATGAGGACCAGGCCAAGAAACTGATGGCTGTCAAGGAAATCGATGGAAAGACAGTGAAATTCTCGATGCATCAAACGCTAAATCAGAGCAAAGGAATCATTGCATGCTTTGCATTCACTAAGCTGTCAGATGAGGAGCTGAAAACTGAATTGGCAGCATTCAATGTCACGGAGGTGAAGAGAATCAAGAGGAAAGTTACAGAAGATGGAACATCGCTGCTGAAGGACACAGGATCGTTTATCTTGACCTTCAATCAACCCACACTGCCAAAGGAGCTGAATGCCTACTACCATGCGCTCAGGGTGAGGCCATACATCCCAAACCCAATGAGATGTCAGAAATGCCAGAAATACGGCCACCACGAGAAGAAATGCAGAGCAAAAGAAGCCATCTGTGGCATTTGCTCACTACCAAAGCACGATGGAAAATGCAATGGACCAGCGAAATGCGCGAATTGCGGAGAAGAACACGTTTCATGGAATCGAAAGTGTAGAATCTTTCGAGAAGAATTCGATATCCAACGAATCCGTGTGACAGAGAAAATCTCGTATGTGGCAGCAAAGAAGGTGCATAAGGAGAGGAAGAGGACGGACACCTCATACGCAGAAGCCCTGAGAGGACGTAGAGCAGAGCAAGCACCAACAATGACCAACAGACAGCAGCCCAACGCTTATCAGCGTCGCACCTTACCATCAGGAGAACGCATGGAGAGCGAATCGGCAGGGAACCTCAACAGCGGTGAAAGGGGACTTGTGTTCCGTTTCCAAGCAAACAAGGAGAACGTTGATATCGCGAAAGCTGAGAGAAACAGCCCCTTCTCCAGAACCACGGAAGAGCAACACCCGACAACCGAGAGCATCACCACACACACAGCCACCCTTCATCAGTCAACCCCCGGAGCACACGCACCGGCCGTCGACTTTGGCGTTCCATCCGGGAACGCCGGTACTGATTCCGGAGACCTTGGTTCTACAGGCAAACTCATTACGCAATCAAGCAGCATCCTATACAACCCAGACGAAATGGAACTTAATTAG